A stretch of Candidatus Hydrogenedentota bacterium DNA encodes these proteins:
- a CDS encoding dihydrodipicolinate synthase family protein has translation MIPAFVRGSIAPVFTAFHEDGRLDDDGQRAILDYLDESGEVSACFVRSGMGQMFTFSFEDVKQIAKVSCEHLAGRTPVLVGSAGIWDRDRTKRPDPKVYTKQAVELSQYAESVGASGVVHTIPEAILPGPDETIPDVILRYFEQICDAIKIPVFIYQSPGTDADYCLSPELACRLADMPLIMGMKASTVDAAYIFDITYAVRGKDFGFISGNECGFLAGLVTGSRAVIGQGATMNPRILNAIQIRYEKGDLEGAIAAQHSTNILVQRSLNSTEFFKRYISAKGYPIKPYPRRMGASLYASQKPDLSQADYDAFKALYESELAKY, from the coding sequence ATGATACCGGCGTTTGTTCGAGGATCCATCGCACCCGTGTTTACCGCGTTTCATGAGGACGGCCGCCTGGATGACGACGGCCAGCGGGCCATCCTGGATTATCTGGATGAGAGCGGTGAGGTCAGCGCATGCTTCGTGCGTTCGGGGATGGGACAAATGTTCACGTTCTCGTTCGAGGACGTCAAGCAGATAGCCAAGGTGTCGTGCGAACATCTAGCGGGACGGACGCCGGTCTTGGTGGGATCGGCCGGAATCTGGGACCGCGACCGCACAAAGCGGCCCGATCCGAAGGTGTACACGAAACAGGCGGTCGAATTGAGCCAATACGCCGAAAGCGTCGGGGCGTCCGGCGTGGTCCATACCATACCCGAAGCGATTCTACCCGGTCCGGACGAAACGATTCCGGATGTGATCCTTCGCTATTTCGAGCAAATTTGCGATGCAATAAAAATCCCCGTCTTTATTTATCAATCGCCGGGCACGGATGCGGACTATTGTCTATCCCCCGAACTGGCATGCCGATTGGCCGATATGCCCCTGATCATGGGCATGAAGGCCTCGACGGTTGACGCCGCGTATATCTTCGATATCACCTATGCTGTACGCGGCAAGGATTTCGGATTCATCAGCGGCAACGAGTGCGGATTCCTCGCTGGGCTCGTGACCGGTTCCCGGGCGGTCATCGGGCAGGGCGCCACCATGAACCCGCGCATCCTCAACGCCATTCAAATCCGCTATGAAAAAGGCGACCTCGAAGGCGCAATAGCGGCGCAGCACTCGACGAATATCCTCGTGCAGCGTTCGCTGAATAGCACCGAGTTCTTCAAGCGGTATATTTCCGCAAAAGGCTATCCCATCAAACCGTATCCGCGCCGGATGGGCGCAAGCCTTTATGCGTCGCAAAAGCCCGATCTCTCCCAGGCCGATTACGATGCCTTCAAGGCATTGTACGAATCGGAACTGGCGAAGTACTGA
- a CDS encoding VWA domain-containing protein, whose translation MNSRQTLMAISILITTVFYALVIGVGSLVPLYGLRPPPPRVSPTFRVQFLEETATPPLVAESKKGNGTKLSTRPEKIEDLLKRETDLIQALDSALEKLTDMPDLAGRAAQETLSPPLPMPPDPEMMARVDAKVIEIAQETARTGIEIPRRLATPSPDRIIAENEYPVLRGPSDTPEAEVALGMLPTVSLLDAPAHPRGQLDGGQSPPLDDFIPLEPFNVALPGLPQVEVIAREPVVEQIRGERPYEFMDDLVDIGLETYLPPDEKEGFFRIRIAPKKNGGIEVLPKDITFVIDASNSIIQRKLDATVKGVRQAIAQLKPEDRFNIVVFRDNPVFFQPELVPATRDNLAQAAVFLTKVESRGATDVFSALRPVVQTPPREGVSGLVVVATDGRPTTGVRDSRAIINELTNENTWGNEIVAYGGGNTVNRYLLDLLAYRNRGESRVETSIDRIAGDLPVFIGQFSEPVLAGLRADYVNIDTANVFPKQLPDFRKQRVVTVYGRFSPQKDGEFVMRLSGKALSKKKEIIFRSNLGKAAKGDADIARNWAFQKVYFLIGEICRVGETPELMGELRLLCRKYGIRTTYDE comes from the coding sequence ATGAACAGCCGGCAGACATTGATGGCGATCAGCATCCTGATTACGACGGTATTTTATGCCCTCGTGATCGGCGTGGGATCGCTCGTGCCGCTCTATGGATTACGCCCGCCGCCTCCACGGGTATCCCCCACGTTCCGGGTACAGTTTCTCGAAGAAACGGCGACCCCGCCCCTTGTCGCTGAATCGAAAAAGGGAAATGGAACGAAACTGTCCACACGTCCCGAAAAGATCGAAGATCTTCTCAAGCGCGAGACGGATTTGATCCAGGCGCTTGATTCAGCGTTGGAAAAGCTGACGGATATGCCGGACTTGGCCGGTCGCGCCGCCCAGGAGACGCTCTCCCCCCCGCTGCCCATGCCCCCCGACCCGGAAATGATGGCGCGCGTTGATGCCAAAGTCATCGAAATCGCCCAGGAAACCGCACGAACCGGCATTGAAATTCCGCGGCGCCTGGCCACTCCGTCCCCGGATCGTATCATCGCTGAAAACGAGTATCCGGTCTTGCGAGGTCCTTCGGATACGCCGGAAGCCGAGGTTGCGCTGGGGATGTTGCCCACTGTAAGCCTCCTCGACGCGCCCGCCCATCCGCGCGGTCAATTGGACGGAGGCCAGTCCCCCCCTCTCGACGATTTCATACCCTTGGAACCCTTCAACGTCGCTCTTCCCGGTTTGCCGCAGGTGGAAGTGATTGCACGTGAGCCCGTCGTCGAACAAATTCGCGGGGAACGCCCCTACGAGTTCATGGACGATTTGGTGGATATCGGACTCGAAACGTATCTGCCGCCGGACGAAAAAGAGGGCTTTTTCCGAATACGCATTGCCCCGAAGAAAAACGGCGGCATCGAGGTGCTGCCAAAAGACATAACGTTTGTGATTGATGCGTCCAACAGCATCATCCAGCGAAAACTGGACGCAACCGTCAAAGGCGTGCGGCAGGCCATCGCGCAATTGAAGCCGGAGGATCGGTTCAACATCGTCGTGTTTCGCGACAACCCCGTTTTTTTTCAGCCGGAACTCGTGCCGGCCACTCGGGATAATCTCGCCCAGGCGGCGGTGTTTCTCACCAAAGTCGAATCGCGCGGCGCGACCGACGTCTTCAGCGCTTTGCGTCCGGTCGTGCAAACGCCCCCCCGCGAAGGCGTCTCCGGGCTTGTCGTGGTGGCGACGGACGGGCGCCCCACAACCGGCGTACGCGATTCCCGGGCGATTATCAACGAATTGACGAACGAAAACACCTGGGGAAATGAGATTGTCGCTTACGGCGGCGGCAATACGGTGAACCGTTACCTGCTGGATCTTCTCGCCTACCGGAACCGAGGCGAATCCCGCGTCGAGACGTCCATCGATCGTATCGCCGGCGATCTGCCCGTATTCATTGGACAGTTCAGCGAACCGGTGCTCGCCGGCCTTCGCGCGGACTATGTCAACATTGACACCGCAAACGTTTTCCCGAAACAACTTCCAGACTTTCGCAAACAACGCGTCGTAACGGTTTACGGCCGGTTTTCGCCCCAAAAAGACGGCGAGTTCGTCATGCGGCTCAGCGGCAAGGCGCTATCGAAGAAAAAAGAAATCATTTTCCGTTCCAACCTTGGCAAGGCGGCCAAAGGAGACGCCGATATCGCCCGAAACTGGGCGTTTCAAAAGGTCTATTTTCTTATCGGCGAAATCTGCCGTGTTGGCGAAACGCCCGAATTGATGGGCGAATTGCGCCTGCTATGCCGGAAATACGGCATCCGAACCACCTACGACGAATAG
- a CDS encoding tetratricopeptide repeat protein, producing the protein MKRRIAGILAIAGLLAFPSWAESPEQAQFDFANGLFQRGFHKEAMEEYKVYLEKYPQGEYVPLAQYRMGEAAYAAHDYSSALEAFDKVLAGNADPDTKKRAKLSRGEVLYCLKRPADALVAIEPIAAEESTPELRARALYHLGRINADSGNLEAAAQSLKTLIETYPASPLAPFAQYHLAFVYLSAKETEKAAVEFSAVAASNADDRLRMEARFRSGEAYEAIGWHSAAQGAYQQLKKEFPDSPFARKADYGIAWATYHTGHYTEASVAGETFLKKYPDAPEKAGIEFLLANCLQQQQRYAEAIARYAKVRAEYPDTEFAGRSRYKQAWCLYLTGQLDEAKAEITAFLQAPGDLGLIGDASFLLGSIDVAKGEYEKAYEEFRIVAEKYAGGEFGAEALYKAAECLAQLKRTEEAAKAFENFAKQYPDNILAEQALLRAGDAQFMTSAFAEAVERYKKILEAPGDASVELDTLYRLAITYHNMKDYAASADTFRKLLAKAPNGKHAAEAHFRIGDFLLNDGKDPVKAIESFKASLELDAQGPFAGRAAKGIALARYEAKDFDAAMEMFLRLMKEFPDVALNEETYAWTGQRFFDQQKWEQAQIAFEALLRARPDYPNPERVRLKMAECSEKAGKTDAALALYKSVVEADPRGAIGVEARYRMARIFETQQKDEDALRLYEEAANANTGDTAARARFRLGELYEAKQEFDAAARSYMRVAILFLHDQLSPESLWRAGQCFEKAGSREQARKSYEELVREYPESEQALKAKEVLDKTP; encoded by the coding sequence ATGAAGCGACGGATTGCCGGCATTTTGGCCATTGCGGGCCTGTTGGCGTTCCCATCCTGGGCCGAATCGCCGGAACAGGCGCAGTTTGATTTCGCAAACGGCCTCTTCCAAAGGGGGTTCCACAAGGAAGCGATGGAGGAATACAAGGTTTATCTTGAAAAATATCCACAGGGCGAGTATGTGCCCTTGGCCCAATATCGCATGGGCGAAGCCGCCTATGCGGCACATGACTATTCCTCGGCGCTCGAAGCATTCGACAAGGTCTTGGCCGGCAATGCGGATCCGGACACGAAAAAACGCGCGAAACTCAGCCGGGGTGAAGTGTTATATTGCCTGAAGCGCCCCGCGGACGCCTTAGTGGCCATTGAACCAATCGCCGCGGAAGAAAGCACTCCGGAACTTCGCGCACGCGCCCTGTATCATCTGGGCCGCATCAATGCCGACAGCGGCAATCTGGAAGCGGCTGCCCAATCGCTCAAGACGCTCATTGAAACGTATCCCGCCTCTCCGCTGGCCCCTTTTGCGCAATACCATTTGGCCTTTGTTTACTTGTCGGCCAAGGAAACCGAAAAAGCGGCTGTCGAGTTCTCGGCGGTAGCGGCCTCGAATGCAGACGACCGTCTCCGAATGGAAGCGCGTTTTCGCTCGGGGGAGGCCTACGAAGCCATCGGCTGGCACAGCGCGGCGCAGGGCGCATACCAGCAACTGAAGAAAGAATTCCCCGATTCGCCGTTTGCGCGCAAGGCAGACTATGGCATCGCTTGGGCAACCTATCACACAGGACATTACACAGAAGCCTCCGTAGCGGGCGAGACGTTTCTCAAAAAATATCCAGACGCCCCGGAAAAGGCCGGCATCGAATTTCTGCTCGCCAACTGCCTCCAGCAGCAACAGCGTTACGCGGAAGCGATTGCGCGTTATGCGAAGGTACGCGCCGAATACCCCGACACGGAATTTGCCGGCCGTTCCCGATACAAACAGGCTTGGTGCCTTTATCTCACCGGCCAATTGGATGAGGCCAAGGCTGAAATAACCGCTTTTCTGCAAGCGCCCGGCGATCTGGGCTTAATCGGTGACGCCTCCTTCCTGCTGGGATCGATTGATGTGGCAAAAGGCGAGTATGAAAAGGCTTACGAGGAATTTCGGATCGTGGCCGAAAAGTACGCCGGAGGCGAGTTTGGCGCGGAAGCCCTCTACAAGGCCGCGGAATGCCTTGCGCAACTCAAGCGCACCGAGGAAGCCGCCAAGGCTTTTGAAAATTTTGCCAAACAATACCCCGACAATATCCTCGCTGAACAGGCCCTGCTCCGCGCGGGCGATGCGCAATTCATGACGTCGGCTTTTGCGGAAGCCGTTGAACGATACAAAAAGATTCTCGAGGCGCCGGGCGACGCGAGCGTCGAATTAGACACGCTGTACCGCCTCGCCATCACGTATCACAATATGAAGGATTACGCGGCCAGCGCGGACACGTTTCGCAAACTGCTGGCGAAAGCGCCGAACGGTAAACATGCCGCCGAGGCCCACTTCCGCATCGGCGATTTCCTCCTGAACGATGGGAAGGACCCTGTCAAGGCCATCGAATCGTTCAAGGCGAGCCTGGAGTTAGACGCCCAAGGGCCTTTTGCGGGACGCGCCGCAAAGGGCATTGCCCTTGCGCGTTATGAGGCCAAGGACTTCGATGCGGCCATGGAGATGTTTCTCCGGCTGATGAAAGAATTTCCGGACGTGGCGCTAAACGAGGAAACCTACGCATGGACCGGCCAGCGGTTCTTTGACCAGCAGAAATGGGAACAGGCGCAGATTGCATTCGAGGCCCTGCTAAGGGCGCGTCCCGATTACCCCAACCCGGAACGGGTTCGCCTCAAGATGGCCGAATGCAGTGAGAAGGCCGGGAAAACCGATGCGGCGCTGGCGCTGTACAAGTCCGTGGTGGAAGCCGATCCACGCGGCGCCATCGGCGTTGAAGCCCGATACCGGATGGCCCGGATTTTTGAAACACAACAGAAGGACGAAGATGCGCTGCGCCTGTATGAGGAAGCCGCCAACGCCAACACGGGCGACACCGCGGCGCGCGCGCGTTTTCGCCTTGGCGAACTGTACGAGGCCAAGCAGGAATTCGATGCCGCCGCCCGCAGTTACATGCGCGTGGCCATCCTCTTTCTTCACGATCAGTTGTCGCCGGAATCGCTCTGGCGAGCCGGACAATGTTTCGAGAAGGCCGGAAGCCGCGAACAGGCCCGGAAATCCTACGAGGAACTGGTGCGCGAGTATCCGGAAAGCGAACAGGCCTTGAAAGCCAAAGAGGTCCTTGACAAAACGCCATAG
- a CDS encoding biopolymer transporter ExbD, producing the protein MRFGRHLMQEEADAIPLAPLIDIVFLTLVFFLTISTYSTIESEVDIALPTADSAVQNDRSQGEIYINIRKDGAIVLNGREMNLEELQDVLMRVAELFPGGAVIVRGDREANLGKAIAVLDCCRKADIWNVSFAALREETQGAK; encoded by the coding sequence ATGAGATTCGGCCGTCACCTGATGCAAGAAGAGGCGGATGCCATTCCCTTGGCGCCGCTCATTGACATCGTGTTTTTGACGTTGGTCTTTTTCCTGACGATTTCGACGTATTCGACCATCGAAAGCGAAGTGGACATTGCGCTTCCCACGGCTGACAGCGCCGTGCAGAACGACCGTTCACAGGGCGAGATCTATATCAACATACGCAAGGACGGCGCCATTGTTCTCAACGGACGCGAGATGAATCTGGAAGAACTCCAAGACGTGCTCATGCGGGTTGCGGAACTGTTTCCCGGCGGCGCGGTGATCGTTCGCGGCGACCGTGAAGCCAATTTGGGGAAGGCCATCGCCGTGCTGGACTGCTGCCGCAAGGCAGACATCTGGAACGTGTCGTTTGCGGCGCTGCGCGAGGAAACGCAGGGCGCGAAATGA
- a CDS encoding MotA/TolQ/ExbB proton channel family protein, producing MRYCVLSILLLGVLALTFAWCAQAQDPSPAPPESSSAPAAPPLPLPVPQSAAGSMAGEPVTVLLMLQWGGVILWITMAMGFVAMAMAIYLILTVTPKREVPATLAKRLLGQIRAGDLRGAYQLCEGRDELLANVARAGLKMAGHDRYVVQEAMESEGERGASALWQKISYLNNAGTIAPLLGLLGTVWGMVLAFSSIASDNAQVRGIVVAENVSKALITTVGGLVVAIPCMVVYYYLRARVIKIVAEVEAQASEIVELLAQGRHV from the coding sequence ATGCGGTACTGCGTGTTGTCCATTCTATTGCTTGGCGTTTTGGCGCTGACCTTCGCCTGGTGTGCGCAAGCCCAAGATCCCTCCCCCGCGCCGCCGGAGTCGTCATCGGCGCCCGCCGCCCCCCCTCTCCCGCTGCCCGTTCCGCAATCGGCGGCGGGAAGCATGGCCGGCGAGCCGGTGACCGTCCTGCTGATGCTCCAATGGGGCGGCGTCATTCTCTGGATCACGATGGCGATGGGATTTGTGGCGATGGCAATGGCCATTTACCTCATCCTGACCGTCACGCCGAAGCGCGAGGTACCGGCAACGCTGGCCAAGCGCCTGTTGGGCCAGATTCGCGCGGGCGACCTGCGTGGCGCGTACCAATTGTGCGAGGGACGCGACGAATTGCTCGCGAACGTGGCGCGCGCGGGGCTCAAGATGGCGGGTCACGATCGCTATGTGGTGCAGGAGGCCATGGAAAGCGAGGGGGAACGCGGCGCTTCGGCCCTGTGGCAGAAAATTTCATACCTGAACAACGCCGGAACGATTGCGCCGCTGCTGGGCTTGCTGGGCACGGTGTGGGGCATGGTATTGGCGTTCAGTTCGATTGCCTCGGATAACGCGCAGGTGCGGGGGATCGTGGTGGCGGAAAACGTGTCCAAGGCGCTGATTACGACCGTCGGCGGACTGGTGGTGGCGATTCCCTGCATGGTGGTGTATTACTACCTGCGCGCGCGCGTCATCAAAATCGTCGCTGAAGTCGAAGCCCAGGCGAGTGAAATCGTCGAATTGCTGGCGCAAGGGAGGCATGTATGA
- a CDS encoding glycosyltransferase, with the protein MNEEAITPPPSRDESLGVLEGYDIVAFAFSDWRASWSLPQQIATRLAPRNRVLYVDVPRPFVYFLKGRDPQGAGYWEGPRLQEISSNFYVYHPPHVFLPFKGLPLRAMQFVLDFNGWLLSRLVKRAMARLGFGRPIVWNFSPLHGMAVERMNALANVYDTGDEWVNYEKDPNGVLLLYWIEERLCRQADIVFTGTENMKEQRALYNRETHVVYHAADYAHFSRAALAETPVPDDVAHLPHPIVGTVGVIDPARFDVGLVVSMAKMRPAWSIVLVGPARADMDLGPMRGIPNLHLLGNRPIAELPNYLKAFDVLFIPYKVNDATRNIYPLKLQEYFATGKPVVSQALPSVAAYGDVVEIARSHEDFLARVEAALRDDAPELRDVRQAIARANSWEHRVEVKCGHVRRILQAKYGR; encoded by the coding sequence ATGAATGAGGAAGCCATAACGCCTCCCCCTTCGCGCGATGAATCCCTTGGCGTTCTTGAGGGATACGATATCGTCGCGTTCGCGTTTTCGGACTGGCGAGCCAGTTGGTCACTGCCGCAGCAGATTGCCACGCGCCTTGCCCCGCGGAATCGTGTCCTTTATGTGGACGTACCGCGCCCGTTCGTTTATTTCTTGAAGGGCCGCGATCCCCAGGGAGCCGGATACTGGGAAGGGCCTCGCCTCCAGGAAATTTCATCGAATTTTTATGTTTACCATCCACCGCATGTGTTCTTGCCGTTCAAAGGGCTTCCGCTCCGCGCCATGCAATTCGTGCTCGATTTCAACGGCTGGCTCCTTTCGAGGCTGGTGAAACGGGCAATGGCGCGACTGGGCTTCGGCCGCCCCATCGTGTGGAATTTTTCGCCCTTGCACGGGATGGCCGTCGAGCGGATGAACGCGCTGGCAAACGTCTACGACACCGGAGACGAGTGGGTCAATTACGAGAAAGATCCGAACGGCGTGCTGTTGCTCTACTGGATCGAGGAACGCCTGTGCCGACAGGCCGATATTGTCTTTACCGGCACGGAAAACATGAAGGAACAACGCGCGTTGTACAACAGGGAAACGCACGTTGTCTATCATGCTGCGGACTACGCCCACTTTTCCAGGGCCGCGCTCGCGGAAACGCCCGTTCCGGACGATGTGGCGCATTTGCCGCATCCCATCGTGGGCACGGTCGGCGTGATCGATCCGGCGCGTTTCGACGTGGGCCTTGTCGTATCTATGGCGAAAATGCGGCCCGCATGGTCCATCGTTCTTGTGGGTCCCGCCCGCGCGGATATGGACCTTGGCCCGATGCGGGGAATTCCCAATCTTCACCTCCTTGGCAACCGCCCCATCGCTGAACTGCCGAACTATCTGAAGGCATTCGATGTGTTGTTCATCCCCTACAAGGTTAATGATGCGACCCGGAATATTTATCCGCTCAAATTGCAGGAATACTTTGCCACCGGCAAGCCCGTGGTAAGCCAGGCGTTGCCTTCCGTGGCGGCCTATGGCGACGTGGTGGAGATAGCCCGATCGCATGAAGACTTCCTCGCCCGCGTCGAAGCCGCCTTGCGCGACGATGCGCCTGAATTGCGGGATGTGCGTCAGGCCATTGCGCGGGCGAACTCATGGGAACATCGCGTCGAGGTGAAGTGCGGGCATGTTCGACGCATTCTGCAGGCAAAGTACGGCCGTTGA
- the tsaD gene encoding tRNA (adenosine(37)-N6)-threonylcarbamoyltransferase complex transferase subunit TsaD — protein MSFVLGIETSCDETGIAIVEDGRRIVSSALASQVPVHAPFGGVVPEIASRRHTQCIFQLAQQCIEEAGVPVDAVAVTIGPGLMGSLMVGVGFAKGLAYAWGVPIIPVHHIEGHIFSVFLTDNPPTFPFLALVVSGGHTCLIACDEPHRYRLLGSTRDDAVGESFDKVARLLDLPYPGGPSIQKAAEQGNPRAIRFPRGLERSGELEFSYSGLKTAVLYERQRQASAIPDIAASFQWAAVDVLITKTKLAIEKTGAERLVLAGGVAANRLLRERLVAELPAPVHMPPMSLCIDNGAMIAAAGDSRLHKGLLGHFRATPDPNLPLCVRDER, from the coding sequence ATGTCCTTTGTGCTCGGTATCGAAACTTCCTGCGACGAAACGGGTATCGCGATAGTCGAGGACGGGCGGCGCATCGTGTCATCGGCGCTGGCGTCTCAAGTGCCGGTCCATGCCCCGTTCGGCGGCGTCGTTCCTGAAATCGCGTCGCGCCGCCATACCCAATGCATTTTCCAGTTGGCTCAGCAATGCATCGAAGAAGCGGGCGTGCCCGTGGATGCCGTTGCCGTGACGATTGGCCCGGGTCTGATGGGATCGCTGATGGTCGGCGTGGGCTTCGCCAAGGGGCTGGCCTATGCCTGGGGTGTCCCAATTATTCCGGTCCATCACATCGAGGGGCACATCTTTTCGGTGTTTCTCACGGACAACCCGCCGACGTTTCCGTTCCTGGCGCTTGTGGTCAGCGGTGGACATACCTGCCTGATTGCCTGCGACGAGCCTCACCGATACCGCCTCCTCGGCTCGACGCGCGACGATGCCGTGGGGGAATCGTTCGACAAGGTTGCGCGTCTGCTCGATTTGCCGTATCCCGGCGGTCCCTCGATTCAAAAAGCGGCGGAACAGGGCAATCCACGCGCGATTCGATTCCCGCGCGGTCTCGAACGCAGCGGCGAACTTGAATTCAGCTACAGCGGCTTGAAGACAGCCGTGTTATATGAGCGCCAACGGCAGGCGTCGGCGATTCCGGATATCGCCGCCAGTTTTCAATGGGCGGCGGTGGATGTGCTCATCACGAAAACGAAATTGGCCATTGAAAAGACCGGCGCCGAACGGCTGGTCTTGGCGGGCGGCGTCGCGGCCAATCGCCTGCTGCGGGAACGGCTGGTGGCGGAGTTGCCGGCGCCGGTACACATGCCGCCGATGAGTCTGTGCATAGACAACGGCGCCATGATCGCCGCGGCGGGCGATTCGCGCTTGCACAAGGGACTGCTCGGTCATTTCCGAGCCACGCCGGATCCAAATCTCCCCCTTTGCGTGAGGGATGAAAGATGA